A genomic window from Fibrobacter sp. UWEL includes:
- a CDS encoding DUF4418 family protein, which yields MKKLNVFGIVIVALGAIEALLSLVVLPFCHSAGEVVMRCNSSSHVDVLLGLVVVAVGAVFVLEPKARGILSYVTALLGLAIALVPNLIVGVCANGHMHCSEIAAPALVVVGVAIALAGFASDVIPEFWNEIRNDVETV from the coding sequence ATGAAAAAGCTGAATGTTTTTGGAATTGTGATCGTGGCATTGGGTGCAATTGAAGCATTGCTTTCTTTGGTTGTTCTTCCGTTCTGCCATTCTGCTGGTGAAGTGGTGATGCGTTGCAATAGCTCTTCTCACGTAGATGTGCTTTTGGGCTTGGTTGTTGTGGCCGTGGGGGCTGTATTTGTGCTTGAACCCAAGGCTCGCGGTATTCTGTCTTATGTTACTGCGCTTCTGGGGTTGGCTATTGCCTTGGTGCCTAACTTGATTGTGGGTGTCTGTGCTAATGGCCACATGCACTGCAGTGAAATTGCTGCTCCGGCTCTTGTTGTGGTTGGTGTAGCGATTGCTCTTGCTGGTTTTGCAAGCGATGTTATTCCGGAATTCTGGAATGAAATCAGGAACGATGTTGAAACGGTTTAA
- a CDS encoding PLP-dependent aspartate aminotransferase family protein has protein sequence MSLEIETRCIHGNLKRFDKDATGTISFPIYQTATFAHRGVGKSTGFDYSRLQNPTREQLEKIIASLEGAVDALAYSTGMAAITALFEIFEPGDNIIIDSDLYGGSIRLFDTISKKNGLEITRVNFVQDKIEDFIKPNTKALYFETPTNPMMNVVSIRRVAGIAKTHGLLCIVDNTFLSPYYQQPLNLGADIVVESGTKFLCGHNDTLAGFLATSRQDLAEKFRFTIKTVGSGLAPFDSWLLLRGIKTLPIRMERQSQNAFEIAKWLRNNKHVKKVYYPGFEDYPGHDILKDEASGFGSMITFEVESRELALYILENVKLVQFAESLGGVESLITYPITQTHADVPRDILEKNGITPSVLRLSVGTENVKDLIADFENAIVELHSGNDGAYV, from the coding sequence ATGAGTTTAGAAATTGAAACCCGATGTATACACGGTAATTTGAAACGTTTTGACAAGGATGCTACAGGAACTATTAGCTTCCCCATTTATCAGACTGCAACTTTTGCCCATCGAGGCGTTGGCAAGTCTACTGGCTTTGATTATAGCCGTTTGCAAAATCCTACCAGAGAACAGTTGGAAAAGATTATCGCTTCCCTGGAAGGTGCAGTTGATGCTCTCGCTTATTCTACGGGCATGGCTGCAATTACCGCACTTTTTGAAATTTTTGAACCGGGCGACAACATTATTATTGACTCCGACCTTTATGGCGGCAGCATTCGTCTTTTCGATACCATCAGCAAGAAAAACGGCCTGGAAATTACTCGCGTAAATTTTGTTCAGGATAAGATTGAAGATTTTATTAAGCCCAATACCAAGGCCCTGTATTTTGAAACTCCCACCAATCCCATGATGAATGTGGTTTCCATTCGACGCGTTGCAGGGATTGCAAAGACTCACGGACTGTTGTGCATTGTAGATAACACCTTCCTTTCTCCCTACTATCAGCAGCCTTTGAATTTGGGCGCAGATATTGTGGTGGAAAGCGGTACAAAGTTCCTTTGCGGTCATAACGATACCTTGGCAGGCTTCCTTGCCACTAGCCGTCAGGATCTTGCCGAAAAGTTCCGCTTTACTATCAAGACGGTGGGCTCGGGCCTGGCTCCCTTTGATTCCTGGCTTTTGCTTCGTGGCATCAAGACTTTGCCTATCCGCATGGAACGTCAGTCTCAGAACGCTTTTGAAATTGCCAAGTGGTTGCGCAACAATAAGCATGTGAAGAAAGTTTATTACCCCGGCTTTGAAGATTATCCAGGTCACGATATCTTGAAGGACGAAGCTTCTGGTTTTGGCAGTATGATCACTTTCGAAGTGGAATCCCGTGAACTGGCTTTGTACATTTTGGAAAATGTGAAGCTGGTGCAGTTTGCCGAAAGTTTGGGCGGTGTAGAATCCTTGATTACCTATCCCATTACCCAGACCCATGCGGATGTGCCTCGTGACATTCTGGAAAAGAACGGAATTACTCCCAGCGTGTTGCGATTGTCTGTGGGTACAGAGAACGTGAAGGATTTGATTGCGGATTTCGAAAATGCAATTGTGGAACTTCACTCTGGAAACGACGGCGCTTACGTTTGA
- the bioB gene encoding biotin synthase BioB: MDALALAKEIVAGRRLTRSDDLNAFLTCDLQQLCEGADYIRSKLCGEKVDLCTIINARSGRCPENCKYCAQSIHNHTNCEVYSLLDADKVIAEAKANEAEGVDRFAMVTSGRSLSGEEFDKALEIYKRLKKETKLNLCASMGFLTREQFKRLRESGVTSYHHNIETSQRNFPNICTTHTYQMKIDTIKVAQSEGFCVCSGGIIGMGETWEDRLDMAISLFEAGVRSIPINVLMPIPGSPLEHMPQLPEEDALRTFAFFRYINPTANIRLAAGRLTMQNNGEKVFKSGASATITGNMLTTSGSTIQGDREMLSAMGRDVHPVYGTTCGNHDCACDCSGDSSCDNTCCGPSDCCGTRGN, from the coding sequence ATGGATGCTCTTGCCCTTGCGAAAGAAATTGTAGCGGGTCGTCGTTTGACCCGTAGTGATGACCTGAATGCATTTTTGACCTGCGATTTGCAGCAATTGTGCGAAGGGGCGGATTACATTCGAAGTAAGCTTTGTGGCGAGAAGGTGGACTTGTGCACTATCATTAACGCTCGCAGTGGCCGCTGTCCAGAAAACTGCAAATATTGCGCCCAGTCCATTCATAACCACACTAATTGCGAAGTCTATTCCTTGCTGGATGCTGACAAAGTGATTGCAGAAGCCAAGGCTAATGAGGCTGAAGGCGTTGATCGTTTTGCCATGGTGACTTCGGGCCGTTCCCTTTCTGGGGAAGAGTTTGACAAGGCTCTTGAGATTTACAAGCGCTTGAAGAAAGAAACCAAGTTGAACCTTTGCGCTTCCATGGGTTTCTTGACTCGGGAACAATTCAAGAGATTGCGTGAATCTGGCGTGACCAGCTATCATCACAATATTGAGACTTCCCAGAGAAACTTCCCCAACATCTGTACTACCCATACATACCAGATGAAGATCGACACCATTAAGGTGGCCCAGAGCGAAGGTTTCTGCGTTTGTTCTGGTGGCATTATCGGCATGGGCGAAACTTGGGAAGACCGCCTGGATATGGCTATTAGTCTTTTTGAGGCTGGCGTACGTTCCATTCCTATTAACGTGCTGATGCCGATTCCGGGCTCTCCTCTGGAACACATGCCTCAGCTTCCCGAAGAAGACGCTCTGCGTACATTCGCCTTCTTCCGTTACATCAATCCTACCGCAAACATCCGCTTGGCTGCAGGTCGCTTGACCATGCAGAACAATGGCGAAAAGGTGTTTAAGTCTGGTGCTAGCGCTACCATTACAGGAAACATGCTGACTACTTCTGGTTCTACCATCCAGGGGGACCGCGAAATGCTTTCTGCCATGGGCCGCGATGTGCATCCTGTGTACGGAACCACCTGCGGAAATCACGACTGCGCTTGTGACTGCTCTGGTGATAGTTCCTGCGACAACACTTGTTGCGGTCCCTCGGATTGTTGCGGGACTCGCGGCAATTAG
- a CDS encoding MalY/PatB family protein, whose amino-acid sequence MSKERNLNFDEVIDRRGSHCLKYDFAVERGAVKPGESQDDLLSLWVADMDFRSSSFIQDALIKQAEHGVFGYSEVKDEYFKVVQSFYRRYHNYEIEDASWIVKTPGVVFVLAMAIKAFTRKGDAVLIQKPVYMHFAGLIKDTERRVVSNDLIQGEDGRYYIDFEDFEKKIVENDIKVFLLCSPHNPVCRVWTREELLRIGEICMKHHVLVVSDEIHSDFVYQGKHIVFASLSEEFAQNSITVTSPTKTFNIAGLQLSNAFIKNPEIRQAIIHEIDAVGYSQLNVMGLVATQAAYEHGEEWLDAVNKYIKGNIDYVEKFVKENLPQIKVVPTDCTYLMWLDFRGTGKTVAEQDELILRKAKLWINSGYKFGRIAAGFQRFNVACPRSILVEAMNRLKTVFG is encoded by the coding sequence ATGTCGAAAGAAAGAAATTTAAACTTTGATGAAGTTATTGATCGTCGCGGATCTCATTGTCTGAAATATGACTTTGCGGTGGAACGTGGCGCTGTTAAGCCTGGTGAAAGTCAGGATGATCTGCTCTCCCTGTGGGTTGCAGATATGGATTTCAGGAGTTCTTCCTTTATTCAGGATGCTCTTATTAAGCAGGCTGAACATGGCGTCTTTGGCTACAGCGAAGTCAAGGATGAATATTTCAAGGTGGTGCAGAGCTTTTACCGCCGCTATCATAACTATGAAATTGAAGACGCTTCCTGGATCGTGAAGACTCCCGGTGTTGTGTTCGTGCTGGCTATGGCCATTAAGGCCTTTACCCGCAAGGGCGATGCGGTGCTGATCCAGAAGCCGGTATATATGCATTTTGCTGGCCTCATCAAGGATACGGAACGTCGCGTTGTCAGCAACGACCTGATTCAGGGCGAAGACGGTCGCTATTATATTGACTTTGAAGATTTCGAAAAGAAGATTGTGGAGAATGATATCAAGGTGTTCCTGCTTTGCAGCCCCCACAATCCTGTTTGCCGCGTGTGGACTCGTGAAGAGCTGCTTCGCATTGGCGAAATTTGCATGAAGCATCATGTGCTTGTGGTTAGCGATGAAATCCATAGCGACTTCGTTTACCAAGGAAAGCATATTGTTTTCGCTTCCTTAAGCGAAGAATTTGCCCAGAATTCCATTACAGTGACTTCGCCTACCAAGACTTTTAATATTGCGGGTTTGCAGCTTTCCAATGCTTTCATCAAGAATCCCGAAATTCGTCAGGCCATTATTCACGAAATAGATGCGGTTGGTTATAGCCAGCTGAATGTGATGGGCCTTGTGGCAACCCAGGCGGCTTACGAACATGGCGAAGAGTGGCTCGATGCCGTAAACAAGTACATCAAGGGTAACATTGATTACGTGGAAAAATTTGTGAAGGAAAACTTGCCTCAAATTAAGGTGGTTCCCACGGATTGTACGTACTTGATGTGGCTTGATTTTAGAGGCACGGGAAAGACTGTTGCAGAGCAAGATGAATTGATTTTGAGAAAGGCTAAACTTTGGATTAACAGTGGTTATAAATTCGGAAGAATCGCTGCCGGATTCCAGCGCTTTAACGTGGCTTGCCCCCGTTCTATTTTGGTGGAAGCGATGAACCGTTTGAAAACAGTCTTTGGCTAA
- a CDS encoding ABC transporter ATP-binding protein produces MILNGIDLNKEYVRGGKTINAVNNAEIFAWSGDFIVIYGESGSGKSTLLNILAGITEPTSGTVTTDILQKKRIGYVPQSEPVLPHYTVIENIKSAAGLNGSQLDEEWLQELLDTLGIAHLVDEYPANLSRGESGRVALARALIHKPSLIVADEPTSNLDELNGLKIFSLLYRLSRKGAAVIVATHNRFASQYGDRIYHMKSGVLSLETGEYANL; encoded by the coding sequence ATGATATTAAATGGTATTGATTTAAATAAAGAATATGTTCGTGGCGGAAAAACTATAAATGCGGTAAACAATGCAGAAATTTTCGCCTGGTCCGGAGATTTTATTGTAATCTATGGTGAATCCGGAAGTGGCAAAAGTACGTTACTCAATATTCTCGCTGGGATAACTGAACCTACGTCGGGAACTGTAACGACGGATATTCTGCAGAAAAAACGTATTGGATATGTACCACAAAGTGAGCCCGTTTTGCCTCATTATACGGTCATTGAAAATATTAAATCCGCAGCTGGCTTGAATGGCTCTCAACTTGACGAAGAATGGCTTCAGGAATTGCTGGATACTTTGGGAATTGCCCATCTTGTGGATGAATATCCTGCCAATTTATCCAGAGGCGAATCGGGTCGTGTGGCTCTGGCGAGAGCGCTGATTCATAAGCCGTCCTTGATTGTGGCTGACGAGCCCACCAGTAATCTTGATGAACTTAATGGCTTGAAGATTTTCTCCTTGCTTTATCGTCTGTCTAGAAAAGGCGCTGCCGTAATCGTTGCCACCCATAATCGATTTGCGTCTCAATATGGGGATCGTATTTATCATATGAAGTCGGGCGTTCTTTCTCTGGAAACGGGGGAGTATGCAAATCTCTAG
- a CDS encoding permease has protein sequence MIQQFADFLIYDTCGLDAASRLGAALNFFVYDSIKIVLLLFAISFLMGIVNDYFPVERLRNFLTKHKLFGLQYLLAAVFGAVTPFCSCSSIPLFIGFVKGGIPLGVTFAFLITSPLVNEVAVAMLAATFGWKVTVIYVASGILLGAVLGAILGRFKLERLLSDWVRQIQQTSVDAVADDSSRKSFAQRLPGIARSSVNIVRGVILYVVIGIAIGAVMHGYVPTGFFQDYLSSEHWYAVPLAVILAVPMYSNAAGVVPVIEVLVSKGVAIGTALSFMMAVVGLSLPEAMMLKKVMSIKLLLIFFGTVALSIVFLGLLFNTIL, from the coding sequence ATGATCCAGCAGTTTGCAGATTTCTTGATTTATGATACATGCGGTTTGGATGCGGCCTCTCGCCTGGGGGCTGCACTGAACTTTTTCGTTTACGATTCCATAAAGATTGTGCTGCTACTTTTCGCCATCAGCTTCTTGATGGGAATTGTGAACGATTATTTTCCGGTGGAACGCCTCCGAAATTTTTTGACGAAACATAAACTGTTCGGTTTGCAGTATTTGCTTGCGGCAGTGTTTGGCGCGGTAACGCCTTTCTGTTCTTGCTCCAGCATTCCGCTGTTTATTGGCTTTGTGAAGGGTGGCATTCCTTTAGGCGTAACGTTCGCATTTTTGATTACATCGCCCTTGGTGAACGAAGTGGCGGTAGCTATGCTTGCGGCAACCTTTGGCTGGAAAGTGACAGTGATTTATGTGGCAAGCGGCATATTGCTTGGCGCTGTGCTGGGAGCTATTCTTGGACGCTTTAAGTTGGAACGTCTATTAAGCGACTGGGTTCGGCAAATTCAACAAACCTCTGTTGACGCGGTTGCTGACGATTCTTCGCGAAAGAGTTTTGCACAGCGTTTGCCCGGGATTGCTCGCAGTTCCGTGAATATTGTTCGCGGCGTAATTTTGTATGTGGTCATCGGTATCGCCATTGGTGCCGTGATGCACGGCTATGTACCTACGGGATTTTTCCAGGATTACCTTTCTTCGGAACATTGGTATGCAGTGCCATTGGCTGTAATATTAGCGGTGCCTATGTATTCCAATGCGGCTGGCGTTGTGCCTGTGATTGAAGTGCTCGTATCCAAGGGCGTCGCCATTGGAACCGCACTTTCCTTTATGATGGCTGTTGTGGGATTGTCTCTTCCCGAAGCCATGATGCTCAAGAAAGTCATGAGTATAAAACTGCTGTTGATTTTCTTTGGGACGGTTGCCTTAAGCATCGTTTTTCTGGGCCTTTTGTTTAATACAATATTGTAG